The uncultured Fibrobacter sp. genome contains the following window.
TCACGGACGGGCCCTTGGTCATGTAGGCTTCGAGTTCCGGGAAGAACGGCTTTTCTACGTGTTCAGCGTAGAAACCGCGAGCATCAGCAGAAGTCATCTGGTGCATCTTCACGGCGCAGACAGAGAGGCCTGCAGCGATGTAACGGTCGATAATGCGTCCGATGAGGCCAGACTTGACCGCATTGGGCTTGATCATTGCAAATGTCATTTCCATAGTTGGTACCTTTTAGT
Protein-coding sequences here:
- a CDS encoding nucleoside-diphosphate kinase, coding for MEMTFAMIKPNAVKSGLIGRIIDRYIAAGLSVCAVKMHQMTSADARGFYAEHVEKPFFPELEAYMTKGPSV